A stretch of the Clostridium fungisolvens genome encodes the following:
- a CDS encoding 3-hydroxybutyryl-CoA dehydrogenase, translating to MEKIFVLGAGTMGAGIVQAFAQKGYEVIVRDIKEEFVDKGITGISNGLSKLVAKGKMTEEVREEILSRISGTTDMNLAADCDLVIEAAVENMAIKKQIFAELDKICKPETILASNTSSLSITEVAAATGRPDKVIGMHFFNPAPVMKLVEIIRGMATSQEAFDAVKEVSIAIGKEPVEVAEAPGFVVNRILIPMINEAVGILAEDIASAVDIDKSMMLGANHPMGPLALGDLIGLDVCLAIMDVLYNETGDTKYRAHSLLRKYVRAGWLGRKSGRGFHNYAK from the coding sequence ATGGAAAAGATATTTGTTCTTGGTGCTGGTACAATGGGAGCTGGTATAGTTCAAGCTTTCGCTCAAAAAGGATATGAAGTTATAGTTAGAGATATAAAGGAAGAATTTGTTGATAAAGGAATAACTGGAATCAGCAATGGTTTAAGCAAATTAGTTGCTAAAGGAAAGATGACTGAAGAAGTTAGAGAAGAAATCCTTTCAAGAATATCAGGAACTACTGATATGAACTTAGCTGCTGACTGTGATTTAGTTATAGAAGCTGCAGTAGAAAACATGGCTATAAAGAAGCAAATATTTGCTGAATTAGATAAGATCTGTAAGCCAGAAACTATATTAGCTTCAAACACTTCATCTTTATCAATAACTGAAGTTGCTGCTGCAACTGGAAGACCTGATAAAGTTATAGGAATGCATTTCTTCAACCCAGCTCCAGTAATGAAGCTAGTTGAAATAATCAGAGGAATGGCTACTTCACAAGAAGCTTTTGATGCAGTTAAAGAAGTTTCAATAGCTATAGGCAAGGAACCAGTAGAAGTTGCTGAAGCACCTGGTTTCGTAGTTAACAGAATACTTATACCAATGATCAACGAAGCTGTAGGAATACTTGCAGAAGATATAGCTTCAGCTGTTGATATAGATAAGTCAATGATGTTAGGTGCAAACCACCCAATGGGACCTCTAGCTTTAGGAGATCTTATAGGATTAGACGTATGTCTAGCTATCATGGATGTTCTTTACAATGAAACTGGAGATACTAAGTACAGAGCTCATAGCTTACTAAGAAAGTATGTTAGAGCTGGTTGGTTAGGAAGAAAGTCAGGTAGAGGATTCCACAACTACGCAAAATAA
- a CDS encoding DNA-3-methyladenine glycosylase family protein: MDYKDVEYYDDKVILKDAENFNIKQVFECGQCFRWIRQESGTYIGVAHERVIEVEESGKDIIIHNTNRDDFNNIWMEYFDLERDYTAIKEKFSGDPLLEKAVDFGYGIRILKQDPFEILISFIISARNSIPVISKTINKISEKWGSAIEYKGKTYYAFPTVEQFSKASLEEINTTGASFRSKYIYDTVEKVKSCNELLNSNKAIEAMTDEEKELLKYDLVMISELNDDQCHEALQNFKGVGAKVADCVMLFSMKKYSAFPVDVWVKRAMAHFYLAPDVSLNKIRIFGREKFGELSGFAQQYFFYYARENNIKV, from the coding sequence ATGGATTATAAAGATGTAGAATACTATGATGATAAAGTAATTTTAAAGGATGCAGAAAACTTTAATATAAAGCAAGTTTTTGAGTGTGGTCAGTGCTTTAGATGGATTAGACAAGAGAGTGGCACTTACATAGGGGTAGCACATGAGAGAGTGATAGAGGTAGAAGAAAGCGGAAAAGATATAATAATACATAATACAAATAGAGATGATTTTAATAACATATGGATGGAATATTTTGATTTAGAACGAGATTATACAGCTATAAAGGAAAAGTTTTCAGGAGATCCTTTATTAGAAAAAGCAGTAGATTTTGGATATGGTATAAGGATACTAAAGCAAGATCCTTTTGAAATACTTATAAGCTTTATAATATCTGCAAGAAATTCTATACCGGTGATTAGCAAAACAATAAATAAAATAAGTGAGAAGTGGGGTTCGGCTATTGAGTATAAAGGAAAGACTTATTACGCCTTCCCTACGGTAGAGCAATTTTCAAAGGCATCCTTGGAGGAAATAAACACTACAGGGGCATCTTTTAGAAGTAAGTACATTTATGATACTGTAGAGAAAGTAAAAAGCTGTAATGAGCTCTTAAACAGTAATAAGGCTATAGAAGCAATGACTGATGAAGAAAAAGAATTACTTAAATATGATTTAGTAATGATTTCTGAGCTAAATGATGATCAGTGCCATGAAGCTCTTCAAAATTTTAAAGGTGTTGGTGCGAAAGTAGCTGACTGCGTAATGCTGTTTTCTATGAAAAAATACTCAGCTTTTCCAGTGGATGTATGGGTGAAAAGAGCTATGGCTCATTTCTATTTGGCTCCTGATGTATCGCTTAATAAGATAAGAATTTTTGGAAGAGAGAAGTTTGGTGAACTTTCAGGCTTTGCTCAGCAGTATTTCTTCTACTATGCTAGAGAAAACAATATAAAAGTTTGA
- a CDS encoding IS1 family transposase: MLQHDVELKKFDLHTNNVLKKDFYKDRVVEVCPICESTWYIKYGFYHGIQRYKCKVCQKTFSRTTNSLWSYSKKNTRTWMEFTELMAENKTLKFCAEKLNISIGTAFYWRHKILQALSIDSTPDSLSGIVHVGKVILKENFKGCRNSQIISAATPRQNIWVIGAKGQEDSMFIKPIFKHQWDRRAFNEKVYSKIENSSYIAAYGDRYINSVAMRHNKNKSIKVEPEYRIKYLWPNLKKWLSSFHGVASKYIRRYLSFFIIMNLDKVHDYMDLMYDSVFQGNRFTRIEEIRYMNSPF; encoded by the coding sequence TTGCTACAGCATGATGTTGAATTAAAAAAGTTTGATCTGCATACTAACAATGTTTTAAAAAAAGATTTTTATAAAGATAGAGTTGTAGAAGTTTGCCCAATTTGTGAATCAACTTGGTATATTAAATATGGTTTTTATCATGGAATTCAAAGATACAAATGTAAAGTGTGTCAAAAAACCTTTTCCCGTACAACTAATTCATTGTGGAGTTATTCAAAGAAGAACACTAGAACTTGGATGGAATTTACTGAATTAATGGCGGAAAATAAGACCTTAAAATTCTGCGCAGAAAAGCTAAATATAAGTATTGGAACAGCTTTTTATTGGAGACATAAAATACTTCAAGCCTTAAGTATAGACTCAACTCCAGATAGTCTATCGGGAATTGTACATGTAGGAAAGGTTATTTTAAAAGAGAACTTTAAAGGGTGTAGAAATTCACAAATAATATCCGCTGCAACTCCAAGACAAAACATTTGGGTTATTGGTGCAAAAGGACAGGAAGACTCTATGTTTATAAAACCAATATTTAAGCATCAATGGGATCGAAGAGCTTTCAATGAGAAAGTCTATTCTAAAATAGAAAATAGCTCATATATTGCTGCATACGGAGACAGATATATAAATTCAGTAGCAATGAGACATAATAAAAACAAATCCATTAAGGTAGAGCCTGAGTATAGAATAAAATACCTTTGGCCAAATTTGAAAAAATGGCTATCAAGCTTTCATGGGGTGGCCTCAAAGTATATTCGAAGATACCTTAGTTTTTTTATAATTATGAACTTAGACAAGGTACATGACTACATGGACTTGATGTATGATAGCGTATTTCAAGGTAATAGATTTACAAGAATTGAAGAAATACGATATATGAATTCGCCTTTTTAA
- a CDS encoding O-antigen ligase family protein, protein MRGKIQFKEESFVNLIAVLLMGVTPLIMVPGAADVYYTPKLYFIYFISVISLIYLYVKKDTLTFNWIDKLLLLFIGIIFISSLMGVDVQNSFIGKMTDREPFLLYLCYFINFLLLSKKFKLSKSFINILLIFASIVSLYSFIQFFGINPIQLDKVRRISEYEPFSTLGYRNAIGAYISIFLPITVALFMYKGEKKYIFATAILFLGLVSSTTRSSWVALIICIVILFVLSFKSKKRLLNLGIVLVTMVVIFFGINYLKSGAINARLLSISDDAISLKQSGNEMAGSGRIYIWKNGIKLLWDKPVLGYGVDNFSTAFLGAHKSETEFMVKSLGGVVTKAHNEYLQILICNGIFALLLYLGILATIVFKAGAKAIKDGNIHLIAITLGIISYCVQAFFNISIVSVAPVFWAMLGIGWGIAMQEEYDFGLANVSILKNFKRLEPIKIFTFLIMGLIPFIIIPSSYDRFYEPKILLVYVVVMVTMMFVYDRKRWSQNTIIDYLIAGFILWLLLSTVFSVYVPISITGRETRREGFVAIVFYCLIFLIMYKHFKYSNRIFKLINIFICMIAIYGVLQYLGLDFIPHDVFRKNWGNHAYSTIGNKNFFATLMTLYLPINISYYLRTSEKKYLLSSSIIFSGLVASITRSNFVSFGVYSIAILYYCFKNKKYMKRYLASLGIFAVIFIMLNSLTNSTVLSRLSSIGIDATRISSTDNDTVGSSRMYIWKRGITFIPEHPILGSGPDTFGVVFLQKYFDELGYMQKLTGGIVDKAHNEYLQLTVTSGIPALIIYLSLITLVILRLTKKFRESTNNYQLLYLGLLMSIVGYLVQAFFNISVVSVAPVFWAMLGIAANVGESNQIKINESEMIGENL, encoded by the coding sequence ATGAGGGGGAAAATACAATTTAAAGAGGAAAGCTTTGTAAACTTAATTGCGGTGTTACTTATGGGAGTGACTCCGCTTATAATGGTTCCAGGAGCCGCAGATGTTTACTATACACCGAAATTATACTTTATTTATTTTATATCAGTGATATCGTTAATTTATTTATATGTAAAGAAAGATACATTAACCTTTAACTGGATCGATAAATTATTATTATTATTTATAGGGATTATTTTTATTTCAAGTTTAATGGGAGTCGATGTACAAAACTCGTTTATAGGTAAAATGACAGATAGAGAACCATTTTTATTATATCTATGTTATTTTATTAATTTCTTATTGTTATCAAAAAAATTTAAGTTATCGAAAAGTTTTATAAATATTTTATTGATTTTTGCGTCAATTGTTTCATTATATAGCTTCATTCAATTCTTCGGTATCAATCCTATACAGCTTGATAAGGTAAGGAGAATTTCCGAGTATGAACCTTTTAGTACTTTAGGTTATAGAAATGCAATAGGTGCTTATATAAGTATATTTTTGCCAATAACCGTAGCTTTATTTATGTATAAAGGTGAGAAAAAATATATTTTTGCTACTGCAATTTTATTTTTGGGGTTAGTAAGTAGTACTACTAGAAGTAGTTGGGTAGCTTTGATTATCTGTATAGTAATATTATTTGTGCTATCCTTTAAGAGTAAAAAGAGGTTACTAAATTTAGGTATAGTTTTAGTTACTATGGTTGTTATATTCTTTGGGATAAACTATTTAAAGAGTGGAGCTATTAATGCTAGATTGCTGTCAATAAGTGATGATGCCATATCATTAAAACAGTCAGGAAATGAGATGGCTGGTTCTGGAAGAATATATATATGGAAAAATGGTATAAAGTTATTATGGGACAAACCTGTACTAGGATATGGTGTAGATAATTTTAGTACTGCTTTTTTAGGCGCTCATAAATCTGAAACAGAATTTATGGTGAAAAGCTTAGGGGGAGTTGTTACAAAAGCCCATAATGAGTATCTACAGATACTTATATGCAATGGAATATTTGCGTTACTCTTATACTTAGGGATTTTAGCTACAATAGTGTTTAAAGCAGGGGCTAAGGCAATAAAGGATGGAAATATACATCTAATAGCTATCACACTTGGTATAATATCCTATTGTGTGCAAGCTTTCTTCAATATAAGTATAGTGAGTGTGGCTCCAGTGTTTTGGGCAATGCTCGGTATAGGTTGGGGAATAGCTATGCAAGAAGAGTATGACTTTGGTTTAGCTAATGTATCTATATTAAAAAACTTTAAAAGACTTGAACCTATTAAGATATTTACATTTTTAATTATGGGACTTATTCCGTTTATAATAATTCCATCTTCTTATGATAGGTTTTATGAACCTAAAATACTACTTGTTTATGTAGTAGTTATGGTAACCATGATGTTTGTATATGATAGAAAGAGATGGTCACAGAACACAATAATAGATTATCTTATAGCAGGTTTTATATTATGGCTTTTACTATCAACTGTATTTTCTGTGTATGTACCTATATCCATAACTGGAAGGGAGACTAGAAGAGAAGGTTTTGTAGCTATAGTATTCTATTGTTTGATATTTTTAATAATGTATAAACATTTTAAGTATTCTAATAGGATATTTAAATTAATTAATATCTTCATCTGCATGATAGCTATCTATGGTGTACTACAATATCTAGGATTAGACTTTATACCTCATGATGTCTTTAGAAAGAACTGGGGAAATCATGCTTATTCTACAATTGGTAACAAAAACTTTTTTGCCACTTTAATGACTTTATATTTACCGATAAATATAAGCTATTACTTAAGAACATCAGAAAAGAAATATTTATTAAGTTCCTCTATAATATTTTCAGGACTAGTAGCATCAATTACTAGAAGCAATTTTGTTTCCTTTGGTGTTTATTCAATAGCCATCTTGTATTACTGTTTTAAGAATAAAAAGTATATGAAACGCTATCTTGCATCTTTAGGAATCTTTGCAGTAATATTTATCATGCTAAATTCTCTGACTAATAGCACTGTTTTATCTAGACTTAGTTCTATTGGTATCGATGCAACAAGGATAAGCTCAACAGATAATGATACTGTTGGAAGTTCAAGAATGTATATATGGAAAAGAGGTATTACTTTTATTCCAGAACACCCTATACTAGGCAGTGGACCAGATACCTTCGGGGTAGTATTTTTACAAAAGTATTTTGATGAGCTTGGGTATATGCAAAAGTTAACTGGAGGAATAGTGGATAAGGCTCATAATGAGTACTTACAGTTAACAGTAACTAGTGGTATACCTGCGCTTATAATTTATCTTTCCTTAATTACTTTGGTAATCTTAAGACTTACAAAGAAGTTTAGAGAAAGTACAAATAATTATCAATTATTGTATTTAGGACTACTTATGTCTATAGTAGGATATTTAGTACAAGCATTCTTTAATATAAGTGTAGTAAGTGTTGCACCTGTATTTTGGGCTATGCTTGGAATAGCTGCTAATGTAGGTGAGAGTAATCAAATTAAAATAAATGAATCAGAAATGATAGGTGAAAATTTGTAA
- the groES gene encoding co-chaperone GroES, whose protein sequence is MRIKPLGDRVVIKRLEAEEKTKSGIVLTGAAKEKPQEAEVVAVGPGAIVDGTRIQLEVKVGDKVLFSKYAGTEVKIDGEEYTILKQEDILAIVE, encoded by the coding sequence ATGAGAATTAAACCACTTGGTGACAGAGTTGTTATCAAAAGATTAGAAGCAGAAGAAAAAACAAAAAGCGGTATAGTTTTAACAGGAGCAGCAAAGGAAAAACCACAAGAAGCTGAAGTTGTAGCTGTTGGACCTGGAGCAATTGTTGATGGAACTAGAATTCAATTAGAAGTTAAAGTTGGGGATAAAGTATTATTCTCAAAATATGCTGGTACAGAAGTTAAAATTGATGGTGAAGAATACACCATACTAAAACAAGAAGATATACTAGCAATAGTAGAATAA
- a CDS encoding HNH endonuclease, whose amino-acid sequence MYNEKYICDLCGREVSKVTVHHLIPREEGGKDLATVMLCIPCHKQIHALYSNKELSVRLYTISRLKSDDKIIKYLKFITKHPGDSHISVKKSKDVRKK is encoded by the coding sequence ATGTACAATGAGAAGTATATTTGTGATTTATGCGGAAGAGAGGTTTCTAAAGTAACTGTTCATCATTTAATTCCAAGAGAAGAAGGCGGCAAGGATTTAGCCACAGTAATGCTATGCATCCCTTGTCATAAGCAGATCCATGCACTTTATTCTAACAAGGAACTATCAGTAAGACTTTATACTATATCGAGACTTAAGAGTGATGATAAGATAATAAAGTATCTTAAATTCATAACAAAACATCCTGGCGATTCTCACATTTCGGTAAAGAAATCTAAAGATGTTAGAAAAAAATAG
- a CDS encoding TVP38/TMEM64 family protein, whose translation MKEKLAKYKYHIITVFSVLVLMAAFYKYLGEYVYIFTDIKKMKERILGYGTYSWLAFLVMQVLQIVIFIIPGEIVQVAAGYIFGPWIGFALSIIGAIIGSAITFILSRKLGKPFVQKLVSEKDLWLLKKIEHFKEEHKGERESGKSSEERHKSLRRIVLLLYLIPGIPKDILGYICGISSLSLKEFLVISNLARAPMLFVSIFFGHNLSLDKISILVIVLIVMALIILIGVLKGKKLINREEN comes from the coding sequence ATGAAAGAAAAGTTGGCAAAATATAAGTATCATATTATAACAGTTTTTTCTGTATTAGTATTAATGGCAGCGTTTTATAAATATCTTGGTGAATATGTATATATCTTTACAGATATAAAAAAGATGAAGGAAAGAATACTAGGATATGGAACTTATTCATGGCTAGCATTTTTAGTTATGCAGGTACTTCAAATAGTAATATTCATAATACCAGGTGAAATAGTTCAGGTAGCAGCAGGTTATATATTTGGTCCTTGGATAGGATTTGCCTTATCTATTATAGGAGCAATAATCGGAAGTGCTATAACCTTTATACTATCTAGAAAACTAGGAAAACCTTTTGTGCAAAAGTTAGTAAGTGAAAAGGATCTATGGCTATTAAAGAAAATCGAACATTTTAAAGAGGAACATAAAGGGGAAAGAGAATCTGGTAAAAGCTCAGAAGAGAGGCATAAGTCCTTAAGAAGAATAGTTTTGCTTTTATATTTAATACCAGGAATACCAAAGGATATTTTAGGATATATATGTGGAATATCAAGCCTTTCTTTAAAGGAATTCCTTGTCATATCAAATTTAGCTAGAGCACCAATGCTTTTTGTGTCAATATTTTTTGGACATAACCTTTCTTTAGATAAGATATCAATATTAGTAATTGTTTTAATAGTTATGGCTTTGATTATTCTTATAGGAGTATTAAAGGGAAAAAAACTTATCAATAGGGAAGAAAACTAG
- a CDS encoding iron-containing alcohol dehydrogenase — protein MSRFTLPRDIYYGKGTMEQLKELEGKRAVIVTGGGSMRKFGFLDKAISYLKDANFEVNLIEGVEPDPSVETVIDGSKKMLEYRPDWIVAIGGGSAIDAAKAMWVFYEYPDENFENIKKPFSIPKLRNKAKFVAIPSTSGTATEVTAFTVITDYKTKIKYPLADYDITPDIAIVDSELAETMPAKLTAHTGMDALTHGIEAYVASQHTCFTDPLALQSIEMVRDNLLNSYQGDKEARERMHYAQCLAGMAFSNALLGITHSMAHKTGAIFNIPHGCANAIYLPYVIDYNKKTCSKRYADISRRLQLQGETDDELVESLRQLIRLFNEKLGIPNSLKEYGVKEDVFNSNLQLIAENAVEDACTGSNPRKITKVEMEKLFVCSFHGTKVFI, from the coding sequence ATGAGCAGATTTACCTTACCTAGAGATATATACTATGGAAAAGGAACTATGGAGCAGTTAAAGGAATTAGAAGGAAAGAGGGCAGTCATAGTTACAGGGGGAGGGTCTATGAGGAAGTTTGGCTTTCTGGATAAGGCTATAAGCTATCTAAAGGACGCTAACTTTGAGGTTAACTTGATAGAAGGCGTTGAACCAGATCCATCAGTTGAGACGGTTATTGATGGATCTAAGAAGATGCTTGAATATAGACCAGATTGGATAGTTGCTATTGGAGGAGGCTCAGCCATAGATGCAGCTAAGGCAATGTGGGTTTTTTATGAATATCCAGATGAAAACTTTGAAAATATAAAGAAGCCTTTTTCTATACCTAAACTTAGGAACAAAGCTAAATTTGTAGCTATTCCATCTACCTCTGGAACTGCAACTGAAGTAACAGCATTTACAGTTATAACAGATTACAAAACTAAAATAAAATATCCTCTAGCTGACTATGATATAACACCAGATATAGCTATAGTAGATTCAGAGCTTGCTGAAACGATGCCCGCTAAGCTTACAGCGCATACGGGAATGGATGCACTAACTCATGGTATAGAAGCTTATGTTGCATCACAGCATACCTGTTTTACAGATCCTCTAGCATTACAGTCCATTGAAATGGTCAGAGATAATTTATTGAACTCATATCAAGGGGATAAAGAGGCTAGGGAAAGGATGCATTATGCTCAGTGTTTAGCTGGAATGGCCTTTAGCAATGCGTTGCTTGGAATAACTCATAGTATGGCCCATAAAACTGGGGCGATATTTAATATTCCACATGGTTGTGCTAATGCGATATATTTACCTTATGTTATTGATTATAATAAAAAGACTTGTTCAAAAAGATATGCAGATATAAGTAGAAGATTACAGCTTCAAGGAGAAACTGATGACGAATTAGTAGAATCACTTAGGCAGCTTATAAGATTGTTTAATGAAAAGCTTGGAATACCTAATAGTTTAAAAGAATATGGAGTTAAAGAAGATGTATTTAATAGTAACCTACAACTTATAGCGGAGAATGCAGTGGAAGATGCATGTACTGGCTCTAATCCAAGAAAGATCACAAAAGTGGAGATGGAAAAACTATTTGTTTGTAGTTTCCATGGAACGAAAGTTTTTATATAG
- the groL gene encoding chaperonin GroEL (60 kDa chaperone family; promotes refolding of misfolded polypeptides especially under stressful conditions; forms two stacked rings of heptamers to form a barrel-shaped 14mer; ends can be capped by GroES; misfolded proteins enter the barrel where they are refolded when GroES binds), whose translation MAKQIKFGEEARRAMQAGVDKLADTVKVTLGPKGRNVVLDKKFGAPLITNDGVSIAREIELEDPFENMGAQLVKEVATKTNDVAGDGTTTATLLAQAIIREGLKNVTAGANPILLRTGIRTAVETAVDEIKKISKPVEGKEDIARVAAISAGDEEIGKLIADAMERVGNEGVITVEESRSMGTELDVVEGMQFDRGYVSHYMVTDTEKMEAVLDNALILITDKKISNIQEILPVLEQIVQTGKKLLIIAEDIETEAMATLIVNKVRGTFNCVAVKAPGFGDRRKEMLEDIAILTGGIVISEELGRDLKEATLDMLGQAEVIKVTKENTTIVGGRGDKEAITSRVAQLRTQLEETTSEFDREKLQERLAKLAGGVAVIKVGAATETELKEKKLRLEDALAATKAAVEEGIVPGGGTAYVNVIKQVAELTSEVADTQVGIDIIVRALEEPMRQIATNAGVEASVIIEKVKHSEVGVGYDALLGDYKNMIKAGIVDPTKVTRSALQNAASVASTFLTTESAVADIPEKTPAMPNPGMGMEGMY comes from the coding sequence ATGGCTAAGCAAATAAAGTTTGGTGAAGAAGCAAGAAGAGCTATGCAAGCTGGTGTAGATAAGCTTGCTGATACTGTAAAAGTAACTTTAGGACCTAAGGGAAGAAATGTTGTTTTAGACAAGAAGTTTGGTGCACCACTTATAACAAATGACGGTGTATCAATTGCAAGAGAAATAGAATTAGAAGATCCATTTGAAAACATGGGTGCTCAATTAGTAAAAGAAGTTGCAACAAAGACAAATGATGTTGCTGGAGATGGTACAACAACTGCTACATTACTTGCTCAAGCAATAATTAGAGAAGGTTTGAAGAATGTAACTGCTGGTGCTAATCCTATACTTCTTAGAACTGGTATAAGAACTGCAGTTGAAACAGCTGTAGATGAAATCAAGAAGATATCAAAACCAGTTGAAGGTAAAGAAGACATAGCTAGAGTTGCTGCTATATCAGCAGGTGATGAAGAAATAGGTAAGCTTATAGCTGATGCTATGGAAAGAGTAGGCAACGAAGGCGTTATAACTGTTGAAGAATCAAGATCAATGGGTACAGAACTTGATGTTGTTGAAGGTATGCAATTTGACAGAGGATATGTATCACATTACATGGTTACAGATACAGAAAAGATGGAAGCTGTTTTAGACAATGCTTTAATACTTATAACTGATAAGAAGATAAGCAATATTCAAGAAATTCTTCCAGTACTTGAGCAAATAGTTCAAACAGGAAAGAAGCTTCTTATAATTGCTGAAGATATAGAAACAGAAGCAATGGCTACTCTTATAGTAAATAAGGTAAGAGGAACATTTAACTGTGTTGCTGTTAAGGCGCCAGGTTTTGGTGATAGAAGAAAAGAAATGCTTGAAGACATAGCAATACTTACTGGTGGTATAGTTATATCTGAAGAGCTTGGAAGAGATCTTAAGGAAGCTACTCTTGATATGTTAGGTCAAGCTGAAGTTATAAAGGTAACTAAGGAAAACACTACTATCGTAGGTGGTAGAGGAGACAAAGAAGCAATCACTAGTAGAGTGGCACAACTAAGAACTCAATTAGAAGAAACTACTTCTGAGTTTGATAGAGAAAAACTTCAAGAAAGATTAGCTAAGCTTGCTGGAGGAGTTGCTGTTATAAAAGTTGGAGCAGCTACTGAAACAGAATTAAAAGAAAAGAAATTAAGACTTGAAGACGCTTTAGCAGCTACAAAAGCAGCTGTAGAAGAAGGTATAGTACCTGGTGGTGGAACAGCTTACGTAAATGTTATAAAACAAGTAGCTGAGTTAACATCAGAAGTTGCTGATACTCAAGTTGGTATAGATATAATAGTTAGAGCTTTAGAGGAACCAATGAGACAAATAGCTACTAATGCTGGAGTTGAAGCTTCTGTTATAATAGAAAAAGTTAAGCATAGTGAAGTTGGAGTAGGTTACGATGCATTACTTGGGGACTACAAGAACATGATAAAAGCAGGAATTGTTGATCCAACTAAGGTTACAAGATCAGCTCTTCAAAATGCTGCATCAGTTGCATCAACATTCTTAACAACTGAATCAGCTGTAGCTGACATTCCAGAGAAGACTCCTGCAATGCCAAATCCAGGCATGGGAATGGAAGGAATGTACTAA
- a CDS encoding TIGR01906 family membrane protein: MATLNFTPLYKMSIKTFDITSATSLSEGQLMTNYKVLIKYLQSPFIHKLKFPDFIMSAGGETHFVDVKNIFIYLHIITWSTAIIFVLLLIFKKKYLTKEIFNIFNHTFYILSVFSISILILVLNNFDKTFENFHKLFFSNDLWLFDPNTDPVINALPENFFMICGITIIALTLIQVIIFKIIYHRHKKLLRTSKTTIFH, from the coding sequence ATAGCAACCTTAAACTTTACACCACTATACAAGATGAGCATAAAAACTTTTGACATTACAAGTGCTACCTCCCTTTCAGAAGGACAACTTATGACAAACTACAAAGTACTTATTAAATATCTTCAATCACCTTTTATACATAAATTAAAATTCCCAGATTTTATAATGAGTGCTGGCGGAGAAACACATTTCGTAGATGTGAAAAATATATTTATATATCTTCATATCATAACTTGGTCTACTGCCATAATCTTTGTATTATTGTTGATATTTAAGAAAAAATATCTTACAAAGGAAATATTTAATATATTCAACCATACTTTTTATATTCTATCTGTTTTTTCAATATCTATACTTATTTTAGTATTAAATAATTTTGATAAAACCTTTGAAAATTTCCACAAGCTATTTTTCAGCAATGATTTATGGTTATTTGACCCAAATACTGATCCAGTTATAAATGCCTTGCCGGAAAACTTTTTTATGATCTGTGGAATAACAATCATAGCTCTAACTCTTATCCAAGTGATAATATTTAAGATTATTTATCATAGACATAAGAAGCTATTAAGGACTTCAAAGACTACCATTTTTCACTAA